One window from the genome of Dyadobacter sp. CECT 9275 encodes:
- the thrC gene encoding threonine synthase, with translation MIFYSTRTSDLTASLEEAVFRSLPPDNGLYMPEYIPQVSKEFLNDIENRSFKEIAVEITKTLLGDDIPLEDITELINNAYDFEAPVVQITPEDYVLELFHGPSMAFKDFGARFMAALMSYFLLRSQKQIHILVATSGDTGGAVAQGFYKVPGITVTILYPEGKVSEIQEKQLTTLGYNVNALEIDGTFDDCQRLVKEAFLDSELTSRFNLASANSINIARLIPQSFYFFSAYAQLKKLGKPLVFSVPSGNFGNLSAGILAYRMGLPVERFIAATNINNSVPRYLENGIFKPEPSVETISNAMDVGNPSNFVRLTRFFDDDWNLVKSKVSGYYFNDEQTRKAMREIFGNTNYVVCPHTAVAYLGLKSYRQENNKNFTGVFLSTAHPAKFIDLVEETLGKSIEVPERLQKLLSIEKKSTKMKPDFTSFKKLLMNNL, from the coding sequence ATGATATTTTACAGTACCAGAACATCAGACCTAACCGCTTCCCTGGAAGAAGCCGTTTTCCGGAGCTTGCCTCCCGATAATGGCCTCTATATGCCTGAATACATTCCGCAGGTATCAAAGGAATTTTTGAATGACATAGAAAACCGTTCATTTAAAGAGATCGCCGTTGAAATAACCAAAACATTGCTGGGCGACGATATTCCCCTGGAAGATATCACTGAGCTCATCAACAATGCCTATGATTTTGAAGCACCGGTAGTACAAATTACTCCTGAGGATTACGTTCTAGAACTATTTCATGGGCCTTCCATGGCATTTAAGGACTTTGGAGCCCGTTTCATGGCAGCTCTGATGTCTTACTTTCTTTTAAGGTCTCAAAAACAGATACACATACTGGTGGCCACTTCCGGAGATACTGGTGGTGCAGTTGCCCAGGGATTTTACAAGGTTCCGGGAATAACAGTTACCATTCTTTATCCTGAAGGCAAGGTAAGTGAGATCCAGGAGAAACAACTTACCACCTTGGGTTACAATGTGAACGCCCTTGAAATTGACGGTACTTTTGATGATTGTCAAAGGCTGGTCAAAGAAGCATTCCTGGATTCCGAACTTACATCCCGATTTAATCTGGCGTCCGCAAATTCTATTAACATCGCCCGGCTCATCCCTCAGTCCTTCTATTTTTTCTCGGCTTATGCACAGCTGAAAAAATTAGGGAAACCTCTGGTCTTTTCAGTACCAAGCGGAAACTTCGGAAATCTGAGCGCCGGGATACTTGCTTACAGGATGGGACTACCGGTTGAGCGCTTCATAGCAGCTACCAACATCAATAACTCGGTACCACGTTATCTTGAAAATGGTATCTTCAAACCTGAACCTTCGGTAGAAACCATATCCAATGCCATGGACGTAGGTAATCCCAGTAATTTCGTAAGACTGACCCGTTTTTTTGATGATGACTGGAATTTGGTAAAATCAAAAGTTTCCGGCTACTATTTCAACGATGAACAGACACGGAAAGCAATGAGGGAAATATTTGGAAACACTAATTATGTGGTATGCCCGCATACGGCTGTCGCTTATCTTGGTTTAAAATCTTATCGCCAGGAAAATAATAAAAACTTCACCGGTGTTTTCTTATCGACCGCTCATCCAGCGAAATTTATCGACTTGGTAGAAGAAACACTCGGAAAAAGTATAGAAGTGCCCGAAAGGCTTCAGAAACTGCTCTCGATTGAAAAAAAGTCAACCAAAATGAAACCGGACTTTACAAGCTTTAAAAAACTGTTAATGAATAACTTATAA
- a CDS encoding tetratricopeptide repeat protein, whose amino-acid sequence MKRVLKWVTIGSIIFGAAAGGRVFGQTEKELAEEYFKKDDCSKAITYYTSVLKSEFDKSALKNYAHCIVRTKAWNEGEQFVKKQIKNDNLNAGWYYMYWGVLLDAQGKAQETLKKYHQAIGSFGTRIDQKREIAEEFRSINQPEMSLTALLQARESSKRNDLFQLELASVYRDLNQPEKMIDELLSYGTRYQNIEVVQNMLQDFKKDEKEQVLLEKILYDKIQKFPNEGFYNELLIWYQVQKKDFYKAFIQERALDKRFKHSGTRLHNLGILAIQNLDYANAGLIFDYIVKEYPKSQLYPVARRMAIFSREQQVKNTYPVNKKEVQKLLVQYQQLVDELGTNARTMEALRNMATLYAFYMDDFKRAVEVLELAIEAGKQEKSFVDKCKLDLGDIYLLKGEPWEATLVYSQVEKSQKDDLLGYEAKLRNARLHYYKGDFDLARDVLNILKKATSREIANDANDLSLLIMDNTGLDSNETAMKRYASAELLLFQNKRYEALDTLRNLYQAYQNHSLADEILWLTANTYMKLDSNQQALASLKLLTEKFGIDILGDDALFETARLYQEKLNNREEAMKYYQELMEKYPGSIFVAESRKRFRILRGDIIN is encoded by the coding sequence ATGAAAAGGGTTTTAAAATGGGTCACGATTGGTAGTATAATTTTCGGGGCGGCGGCCGGCGGGCGGGTGTTTGGGCAGACAGAAAAGGAGCTGGCCGAAGAGTATTTCAAGAAGGACGACTGCTCCAAGGCCATCACTTATTATACCAGCGTGCTTAAATCTGAATTTGACAAAAGTGCTCTTAAGAATTACGCGCATTGCATTGTGCGGACCAAAGCCTGGAATGAAGGGGAACAATTTGTTAAAAAACAGATCAAAAACGATAACCTGAATGCAGGTTGGTACTATATGTATTGGGGAGTACTGCTGGACGCCCAGGGAAAGGCCCAGGAGACGTTGAAAAAGTATCATCAGGCCATTGGCTCCTTTGGTACGAGGATTGATCAGAAGCGCGAAATTGCTGAGGAATTCCGCAGTATCAATCAACCTGAAATGTCACTGACAGCGCTGCTTCAGGCGAGGGAAAGTTCCAAACGGAATGATCTTTTCCAATTGGAACTGGCCAGCGTGTACCGGGATCTGAACCAGCCCGAGAAGATGATCGACGAGCTGTTGTCATACGGTACGCGGTACCAGAATATCGAAGTGGTACAGAACATGCTTCAGGACTTTAAAAAGGATGAAAAGGAGCAGGTACTGCTGGAGAAGATCCTCTATGATAAAATACAGAAGTTCCCCAACGAAGGATTTTATAACGAACTGCTGATCTGGTACCAGGTACAGAAGAAGGATTTTTATAAGGCATTCATTCAGGAACGCGCGCTCGACAAGCGTTTCAAACACAGCGGTACCCGGCTGCATAACCTGGGTATTCTGGCTATTCAGAACCTGGATTATGCCAATGCAGGGCTTATCTTTGATTACATTGTAAAGGAATATCCCAAGAGCCAGCTGTATCCTGTGGCCCGGAGAATGGCCATTTTTTCGCGTGAGCAGCAGGTAAAAAATACTTATCCGGTTAACAAAAAGGAGGTTCAGAAATTGCTGGTCCAGTACCAGCAACTGGTGGATGAGCTGGGTACCAATGCAAGAACAATGGAAGCATTGCGGAATATGGCAACGCTCTATGCATTTTACATGGACGATTTTAAAAGGGCCGTGGAAGTGCTGGAACTTGCCATTGAGGCTGGAAAACAGGAAAAAAGTTTTGTTGACAAGTGCAAGCTGGATCTGGGAGATATATACTTGCTGAAAGGCGAGCCATGGGAAGCGACGTTGGTATATTCACAGGTTGAAAAATCGCAAAAGGACGATTTACTGGGTTACGAAGCCAAATTAAGAAATGCCAGACTGCATTATTACAAAGGTGATTTTGATCTGGCCAGGGATGTTTTGAACATACTTAAAAAGGCTACTTCCAGGGAGATTGCCAATGATGCCAATGATCTCTCTTTGCTGATCATGGATAACACGGGACTGGATAGCAACGAAACCGCCATGAAGCGTTATGCTTCCGCCGAACTCCTATTGTTCCAGAACAAAAGATATGAGGCACTGGATACACTCAGAAATTTATACCAGGCCTATCAGAACCACAGCCTGGCCGATGAGATACTCTGGCTCACGGCGAATACTTATATGAAGCTGGATAGCAATCAACAGGCACTGGCTTCCTTGAAATTACTTACCGAAAAATTTGGGATCGATATTCTTGGTGATGATGCTCTTTTTGAAACGGCACGTCTTTATCAGGAAAAATTAAATAACAGGGAGGAAGCCATGAAGTACTATCAGGAACTGATGGAGAAATATCCCGGAAGTATTTTCGTTGCCGAATCCAGAAAGCGCTTCAGGATTTTAAGAGGTGACATTATCAACTGA